The sequence atgatatcaaggtcgtcggcgaagccaaataactggacggacttcgtgaaagtcgtaccactcgtgtcaatccctgcccttcgtattactcctccaaagcgatgttgaatagcagacacgaaagaccatcaccttgccgtaaccctctacgggtttcgaagggactcgagaatgccctgaaactcgaactacgcacatcacccgatccatcgtcgccttgatcaaccgtatcagtttatccggaaatccgttttcgtgcattagctgccatagctggtcccgatcgattgtatcatatgcggctttgaagtcgataaatagatgatgtgtgggcacgttgtattcgcggcatttctgcaatacctgacgtatggcgaacacctggtctgtggtagagcgttcacccataaatcccgcctggtactgccccacgaactctcttgcaattggtgttagtcgacggcataaaatttgggagagtaccttgtaggcggcgttcagcaatgtgattgcgcggtagttgctgcaatctagcttatcgccctttttgtagatgggacacacgacaccttccatccactcctgcggcagaaccttatCCTCCCagaccttggtaatcacccagtgcagcgctctagccagtgcttcaccaccgtgtttaaacagctctcctggtagttggtaaactccaggggctttgttgtttttcagccggccgatctcctcctggatttcctggagattcggagccggaagtcgcatgtcctgcgcgcgtgctcctaggttcattaccataccgccaccgttgtctgccatatcgccattcaggtgctcttcatagtgctgccgccacctttggatcacctcacgctcgttcgtaagaaggttcccgtttatgtccttacacatatcgggctgtggcacgtggcccttacgtgaacggttcaacttctcataaaactttcgtgcgttattagcgcggtacagttcctccgtctcttcacggtctcgatcttcctgctggcgctttttcctccggaaaatcgagttttgtctgttccgcgcccgtttgtatcgtgcctcgttcgccctcgtgcggtgttgcagcaatctcgcccatgctgcattcttctcctcaactaactgctcacattcgccgtcataccagtcgtttctctgatccggagccaccgtgcctagtgcagcggttgcggtgcttccaatggcggatcgaatatctctccagccatcttcaagagatgctgcgcctagctgttcttccgttgggagtgccacttccagctgctgcgcgtagtcttgggctagtctaccgtcttgtagccgcccaatgtttagccgcggcggacgactccgacgcgtgttgatcaccgtcgagagttttgagcgcagacatactgcgacgaggtagtggtcggattcaatattcgcactgcggtaagtgcgtaagttcgtgatgtcgaagaaaaatttaccgtcgattagaacgtggtcgatttggttttccgttacttgaataggtgatttccatgtggccttgtggatattcttacgggggaagaaagtgcttcggactaccattccgcgggaggctgcaaagtttatgcattacaattaaatatcacttcaatttcgtttcggcaacatttgcccgttttcaaagcaattatttgttttttttttgtaaactcaATTGgttttaagttacttcgatacaaaaagtcaaagaaaatataaacccttttcaaatgttggtccacaaatatgttagattatgctaaattgcttcctaaactaatttttatacgcccaaaatgtgtcgttggtttatgataggctgctgaacctatatttggcgctgtaggcataaaacacgctgataaattttcactcacaaggaaaaagtttttgtaagaaaaactttttttccttaaatatgtcacaggaacattattctcaaaaaagttagataattgaaatacctatctgcagaaaaaatttcatagatttctgagatgaggtttttttgtaatatcgattttaatttttttaaactatttttttttcagtgtagaaatcggttttttatttgttggatatttttccaaaaaacttcagggaatttcacgacagtccgccatataACACTTTTTTgcaggtcttgtcattttagagttgcatcgattttttaaaaatcaattaaaaaaaattaggcccttatcaaatgttactcttgacaatttttgaaaaactaagtttgcagagtggcttaaaaataccatatctttatgcctaccaagtttcattcgattctgagatggtgctgccaaccccATAgaagagttggcgcgaaattcgtcaatatatgtaaattgatggaaaaaataaatccaaCTACCGAAAGTTCTATTTTGGACCCTTCTAAGTGATTGTTTTCGTTACCTTCTTCaatgcatgagaaaggcatcatcactgctaggtggattaatctaggtttTGTATTGTTTCATGACAATTAAACCTaataaaatactatttttctttGAAACTAGGTGCGTTTCATTCGTTATACTTCATTATTTGCCGGATTTtcaaaggtgcccacaaccaaaCGACAAAACTGAAATGCCCAAAACTGCCGAATTTGCAAAATTCTcaataaaatgttttaaatcGACTAGATCAAACTAATTTCTTCCCTAGTAATAAGCTTTCAATTGGTTTAAAAAAGTAGACATAATACCAACTAGAACTAAAGTAATGCTCAATTGAGGAATAtgtaggaaaatgttgatgtGATAGTCGCTTTGATaaaagccgacgagtcatctgcacttccacaagaaatcactgggatattggatatatggggtaggaagtgtggcagggttcgttttggtaaacggtctgccgtgtatagcgtgtagtttgattgattttaaaCAAATACATTCAAATGAACACCAATTATTAAAATTATCGACTGCACtacaggacaactcaaaactatgagtaataccgcttttgacggaaattgagtaaaatttccatgggaagaaaatagatggcaatacaattttactcagtcattGAGTAGGTGAATGTTAGAGTGTACACAACTggatgcgaactaaattttcactttcgtattaacttactcacccgcacattgcaggacaaaatttcggtgaccggccgacCGCTCTGCTTACtagagaaacacgactggacaacaaacaaattttcactttctctatgggtctccgaggcttctacaAAAGGTCCTTTTCGTAGTGAAAGCCTTTTGgtaaaactttgttgtacgagaaaggcaaaaatgtattatatcagataaggatgatagtgttaatcaATCACTTTGATAATAAAATAGTGTAAAAAACAATGTGCTGATCACCTATTAATCCGAAAGCcataaattgaaggaattttctctaGAATAATTGTAATGTTTTAGGACAAAACGGTCCTAAATCTCATGGAAACGCCATTCGAAATATGTGGCCCGTCAACGCATGATGAGGAAATGGTAGGGTGTGACGGTTGTTCGGGATGGTTTTATTCTCGTTGCGTGGGTATTGTCGAGGGCAATTTGCCGAAAAAGTGGTTCTGCCCCTGCGACGCCTGTCAGGAGATGGCCAAGGAGTCCCAAAAGAAGAAGAGCGTCAAGAAGCACCAGACCCGTAGCCAGAGAAAAGCCGATGAATCCGACAAATCCAGCAAAAATGCCTATTTGGCCGTCTCTAGTGTAGAAGCAAAGGTGCGTGCGCTGGAGGAGCGACAGAATCGGCAGATGGTGGAGTTGGAGGTGGAGATGCAGCTgcggaagaaggagaaggagatGGAGATGCAGCGTGCTCTAGAGCGGAAGAAGGTGGAAATGGAGTTGCAAATGCGtgccgaagaagaagaagaagaagagcagaGGGCCTGGCAAGCCGAGATGCTTcagaagaagaaggagcagaTGGATCGAATGAAAGCGAGTCAGAAGACATTCGAGAGGCAAATGGCGGCCATAGACAAGGAGATGGCGAATCTTTCAACTTCCAAGGTGCCCAAGCTGTCGTTGAAATATGTTGGTGACGATCTACGAGCGGGAAGTTCCAGCAAAATTCAACAAAATGTGTTGAAGCTGACCCAGAAGAACGTCAAGATGCTGGCAGAAGACGACGGGGACACCGAAGAGGAGGACGAGGATGCCGATGAGAAAGAAGAAGCGGAATCATCGAGCCGGAGCTCCCAGTCATCTCTGGAGAAGGGAGATAAATGGCGCGATTCGCGGAAGATCAGAAAGCGGGTGGTGGAGGACAGCCAAGTTGGGCTAGGACAACAGCAGACCGGACCGACAAAGGAGCAGCTGGCCGCGAGGAAGAGGTTAACATACAAGCTCCCAAAGTTCTCGGAGAAACCATCCCAGTGGCCATTGTTCTACGCGGCCTACAAAGCgtccaacgatgcctgtgacTATATGAACCATGAAAACCTGATGAGGCTGTAGGAAGCGCTAGAAGAGGACGTACTTGAGCTGGTGTCGGGCCAGCTACTACTGCCGGAGTCGATCCCGAGGGTACTAGAAAAGCTGCGTCGGCATTATGGTCGCCCGGAGCAACTGCTCGAGAGTTTGCTGGATAAGGCCAACAGGTTGGACCCCCCTAAGCCGGACAACCTCCGGAGCATTGTCCATTTTGGGAATACTGTGTAGCAGCTATGCGGCCATCTTGAGGCAGCCGATCTGCGGCAGCACCTCGTGAATCCGCTGCTTATTAAATCGTTGGTTGCTAAGCTGCCGGATCGGGAAAAGCGTAAGTGGGTCCACTATCGGAGGATCCGAGGAAAGACGACGCTGCGAACACTGACGGATTTCCTGATGGACATCGCAGCGGATGCATGTGAAGCCTCTAAAACGAGTTCCCCATGCCGGGAAAAGAAGTTCTAAGGAAAGGGGAGGTCTGTATCTCCACAGCGAAGCCAGCAGTTCCAATGTGACCGCAAACGAGAGACTTCTGAGACCTTGTAACTACTGTCGCGGAACGAGCCATCGACTGCGACACTGCGCGGAGTTCAAGAAGTTGCGGTACACCGAGCGCCTGAAGCTGGTAAACCGCGAAAATCTGTGTCACGTATGTCTCAACGAACACGGAGGCCAGTGCAAGTTCAAAATCCGCTGGTACATCGGCGAATGCAGGGAGTTCCACAATCCGCTGATGCAACCAGTCGGAAACGTGTTCGGGATGAGTGCGCATATCCGGACAAACTGCACGGTCATGTTCCGCATTATTCCGGTACAACTTTACTGCGGTGGGAAGTCTGCTACTGTGTTGGCGTTCCTGGACGAAGGTGTTTCTGTTACTTTGGTGGAGAAAAAGCTCGCCGATCGCCTGAGCGCGGTTGGAGTAAAAGAGCGGCTGACCATTAGATGGACCGGAAATGTCTCGAGAGTGGAAGATACGCGGAGGATGAATCTGTGGGCGTCGGGCACGAGTACCAATGAGGGCGGCAAGATGTTACTGCATACCGTCCACACTGTTGGAAAGTTGATGCTGCCACATCTGAAGTTGGACAGCGAAGAACTTGTTGCACAGTACGAGCACATGCGGGGGTTGCCGATCGAGTCATACGACGGATAGTCGCAGGTGCTCATTGGAGCGAATAATATCGACTCGTTGTGGGCACCTCAATGGAACCAATCGCGGTTCGAACCATACTCGGTTGGACGGTGTATGGGCCAAGACAATCCACCACGGTTGCCGTAGGCAACTATCTTGGTTACCATCAGCATATCACCAACGACGACCTACACGAGTTGCACAAAAGCCACTACGCGTTGGAAGAATCGGTGGTGGCGATACCCCAAAAAACAGCCGAAGAGAGACGTGCTCGAGAAATATTGGAGCGTACAACGAGACGAGTCGGAGATCGCTTCGAAACCGGGTTGTTGTGGAAGAATGATGATCCACGGTTCCCGGACAGCTTCCCAATGGCTCTGCGAAGAATGAAGCAGCTGGAGAACAAACTCGGCAAAAAAAACGTTTGCCGACAAATAGAGGAATACCAGCAGAAAGGGTACGCACATGTCGCTACCGCCAAAGAACCGGCAGGTACCCCCTCAGATCGGGCCTGGTATCTACCTCTCAACATCGTTCACAATCCGAAGAAGCCCGGAAAGATTCGTCTCGTTTGGGACGCTGCAGCGACGGTGAGAGGTGTTAGCCTTAACTCTCAGTTGCTGTCAGGACCGAAAATGCTCGTTCCACTAGCCGAAGTCCTCTCCGGTTTCCGCGAATGGCGGATTGCTTCCGGTGGCTACTTGAAGGAGATGTCATGGACGTAGCGACTTTCGGGTCGACAAGTTCCCTATGCTCGGCGCAGTTTGTGAAGAACCGGAACGCAGAGGAGTTTGCTGCATCGGCGGCGATTATCAACCGCCATTACGTCGACGACTATTTTGATAGCGTCGACAATGTGGAAGCGGCCATTAAGCTGATGAAGGACGTTAGATTGATCCATCTGAAAGCAGGATTCAAGATCCGGAACGGGGTTTCGAATTCGCTTGTGTTTCTACGGAGTCTGGGGGACGAAAAGTCGGCCTTGCCAATAAACTTCTGCCGTGACAAGCAAACGCTGAAGGAAAGGGATTTGGGAGTAATTTGGGACCCTaacccgatcaataatgcataacaaaattataacaaggggagttatttatttcagaaaaatattgtaacaaaatgagttataaattttgctggttagttgttaaaataacaaaaattatatcaaaaatacctctagccataacacaattaaaacagaggttgataccttcatatcaacattataacaaacgttgatataatttttctgtacaaaaatctactttcaaggtaattgcctacatcacggatagaaagCTGGTACACTACCacgacggatttccatccataatgtaggcaattaactttgttccagctatgcattaatatcgagcgggttcaagttatactgaaggtgattacctccgattttgtttccaatgtctacaaaaaatgtaggcaattattttgtgaaaacaaTCATatctaatgttgttataattttgatatgaaataatactggccgaagacacatttataacgaattatctaattataacacacgttgttttaaataacaaccattgatataattgagatataattttgttatgcattcctgatcgggaaAGCGGAC comes from Armigeres subalbatus isolate Guangzhou_Male chromosome 2, GZ_Asu_2, whole genome shotgun sequence and encodes:
- the LOC134209642 gene encoding uncharacterized protein LOC134209642, producing MVGCDGCSGWFYSRCVGIVEGNLPKKWFCPCDACQEMAKESQKKKSVKKHQTRSQRKADESDKSSKNAYLAVSSVEAKVRALEERQNRQMVELEVEMQLRKKEKEMEMQRALERKKVEMELQMRAEEEEEEEQRAWQAEMLQKKKEQMDRMKASQKTFERQMAAIDKEMANLSTSKVPKLSLKYVGDDLRAGSSSKIQQNVLKLTQKNVKMLAEDDGDTEEEDEDADEKEEAESSSRSSQSSLEKGDKWRDSRKIRKRVVEDSQVGLGQQQTGPTKEQLAARKRLTYKLPKFSEKPSQWPLFYAAYKASNDACDYMNHENLMRL